The Eubacteriaceae bacterium Marseille-Q4139 genome has a window encoding:
- a CDS encoding NAD(P)/FAD-dependent oxidoreductase, translating to MGNNDWDVIVIGGGVIGCAIARELARYDLKICVLEKEEDVCAGTSKANSAIIHAGYDAEPGSLKARMNVEGNSRMEELSKELDFEFKRNGSLVVCFSEAELPALWALYGRGQENGVPGLRILSGEEARAMEPNLSEHTAAALYAPTGGIVCPFGLTIALAENACDNGVDFRFLTEVLDIETFAGGYLIKTNRGAFHSRYVVNAAGVYADAIHNMVSEKKLHITPRKGEYCLLDKEAGGHVSHTVFQLPGKLGKGVLVTPTVHGNLLLGPTASDLEDKEAVNTTAGGLSEVMKKSALSVNNIPYGQVITSFSGLRAHEDSDDFILGEAEGADGFFDAAGIESPGLTSAPAIGIYLAELVAKKAGAGRNPHFDGRRRGIIRPSELSASERASLIKKNPLYGSIVCRCEGISEGEIVDAVTRTLGAVSMDGIKRRVRAGMGRCQAGFCTPRVMEILARETGRPLEEICKNRPGSELAPGERRKPE from the coding sequence ATGGGAAATAATGACTGGGATGTGATCGTGATCGGCGGCGGCGTCATCGGCTGCGCCATAGCGAGAGAGCTGGCACGGTACGATTTAAAAATCTGCGTTTTGGAAAAAGAGGAGGATGTCTGCGCCGGGACGTCGAAGGCCAACAGCGCCATCATTCATGCGGGCTATGACGCGGAGCCGGGGAGTTTGAAGGCGCGGATGAACGTGGAGGGGAACAGCAGGATGGAGGAGCTCTCAAAGGAACTGGACTTTGAGTTCAAACGGAACGGCTCCCTCGTGGTCTGCTTTTCGGAGGCGGAATTGCCGGCGCTCTGGGCGTTATATGGGCGCGGACAGGAAAACGGCGTTCCCGGCCTCAGGATTCTTTCCGGCGAGGAAGCGCGGGCCATGGAGCCGAACCTCTCCGAACATACGGCGGCGGCCCTCTATGCGCCGACCGGGGGCATCGTCTGCCCCTTTGGGCTCACGATAGCGTTGGCGGAGAATGCCTGTGACAACGGCGTGGACTTCCGGTTCCTCACGGAGGTTCTGGACATAGAAACCTTTGCCGGGGGCTACCTCATAAAGACGAACCGCGGGGCCTTCCATTCCAGGTATGTGGTGAACGCCGCCGGGGTTTACGCCGATGCCATTCACAACATGGTGAGCGAAAAGAAGCTTCACATCACGCCTCGGAAGGGCGAATACTGCCTGCTCGATAAGGAGGCCGGCGGCCATGTGTCCCACACGGTGTTCCAGCTTCCGGGGAAGCTCGGAAAAGGCGTCCTTGTGACGCCGACGGTTCACGGAAATCTTCTTCTGGGGCCGACGGCGTCGGATCTGGAGGACAAAGAGGCCGTAAACACGACGGCCGGGGGGCTTTCGGAGGTCATGAAAAAGTCGGCCCTGAGCGTGAACAATATCCCCTACGGCCAGGTTATCACGAGCTTTTCCGGCCTGCGTGCCCATGAGGACAGCGATGATTTCATCCTGGGCGAGGCAGAAGGCGCAGACGGATTTTTCGATGCGGCCGGAATTGAGTCGCCGGGGCTCACATCAGCGCCGGCCATCGGGATATATCTGGCAGAACTCGTGGCAAAAAAGGCAGGCGCAGGGCGAAATCCGCACTTTGACGGCCGCCGCCGCGGCATTATAAGGCCATCGGAGCTTTCCGCCAGCGAACGGGCCAGTCTTATAAAGAAGAATCCCTTATACGGCTCCATTGTCTGCCGCTGTGAGGGCATCAGCGAAGGCGAGATTGTAGACGCGGTGACGCGGACGCTGGGGGCCGTCTCCATGGACGGGATCAAACGGCGGGTGCGGGCCGGTATGGGACGCTGCCAGGCGGGGTTCTGCACGCCGCGTGTCATGGAAATTTTGGCGCGGGAGACGGGAAGGCCCCTGGAGGAAATCTGTAAAAACCGGCCGGGATCGGAGCTTGCGCCGGGAGAAAGGAGGAAGCCGGAATGA
- a CDS encoding TrkA family potassium uptake protein, giving the protein MKSILMIGLGRFGRHMALKLIEEGNEVLAIERDEERADELAPVIRNIEIGDATQEDFLRSLGVSNFDICVVGMADSFQTALEITVLLKDLGARYVVARATRDIYKKLLLRNGADHVVYAEREVAERLAVRYGVSSSVFDYIELTPEYGIYEVAIPARWIGHSILEERVRTRYNISILAIKRDRKLYPMPHPDYVFGEGETMMVMGTHEDLKALTK; this is encoded by the coding sequence ATGAAATCAATTTTGATGATCGGCCTTGGACGCTTCGGACGCCATATGGCGCTTAAGCTGATTGAAGAGGGGAACGAGGTTCTCGCCATAGAAAGGGATGAGGAGAGAGCCGATGAGCTGGCGCCGGTGATCCGGAATATTGAGATCGGCGACGCGACCCAGGAGGACTTCCTCCGTTCCCTTGGAGTGAGCAATTTTGATATCTGTGTGGTGGGCATGGCCGACAGCTTCCAGACAGCCCTGGAGATTACCGTGCTTTTAAAGGACCTCGGCGCCAGGTATGTTGTGGCCAGGGCCACAAGGGATATCTATAAAAAGCTGCTTTTGAGAAACGGAGCCGACCATGTGGTTTACGCGGAGCGCGAGGTGGCGGAGCGGCTGGCAGTCCGGTACGGTGTCAGCAGCAGTGTCTTCGATTATATCGAGCTGACGCCGGAGTACGGCATCTATGAGGTGGCGATTCCTGCGCGGTGGATCGGCCACAGCATTCTCGAGGAGCGGGTCAGGACGCGCTACAACATCAGCATCCTGGCGATCAAGCGCGACAGGAAGCTGTACCCGATGCCGCACCCGGACTATGTGTTCGGCGAGGGCGAAACGATGATGGTGATGGGGACGCATGAGGATTTGAAGGCGCTTACTAAGTAG
- a CDS encoding Trk family potassium uptake protein, with translation MKLSPTRVLLGGYCLIILIGAVLLTLPAASKSGEFTSFTDAFFTAASATCVTGLVRFDTFSYWSLFGQIVILLLIQIGGMGFMTITIFLACFTGKKIGLTPRFLMQESVSAPQVGGIVRMTRFILLGTLAVELGGAVLLAFRFCPELGLGRGLYYAVFHSVSAFCNAGFDLFGFQGEFSSLTGMYDDWYVNLVIMALIVLGGLGFFVWKDVIDCRGRFLKLRLHSRIVLVTTACLIFGGAAAIFLLELPAGFEEMTAGDKVLASLFQSVTSRTAGFNTVDLTKLSEGSIFVMICLMLAGGSTGSTAGGIKTTTLAVLLLSIFSTFRRKRNVEVMGRRLEDGITRTASCIFMMYLILSVTATLIVSSLEGIPVLTAMFETVSAIATVGLTLGITPEVGMISKLILAFLMIFGRAGSLTMLLALSSDRAPVASKKPLEKIQVG, from the coding sequence ATGAAGCTGTCGCCGACACGCGTTCTGCTTGGCGGCTACTGCCTGATTATCCTGATCGGGGCAGTCCTGCTGACGCTTCCCGCCGCATCCAAAAGCGGGGAGTTTACCTCTTTTACGGATGCATTCTTTACGGCGGCTTCGGCCACCTGTGTGACAGGACTTGTGAGATTTGATACTTTCAGCTACTGGTCGCTGTTTGGACAGATCGTGATCCTTTTGCTGATCCAGATAGGCGGCATGGGATTTATGACGATCACGATTTTCCTGGCCTGCTTTACGGGGAAGAAGATCGGGCTTACGCCGCGGTTCCTTATGCAGGAATCGGTTTCGGCGCCCCAGGTGGGCGGCATCGTCCGCATGACGCGGTTTATTCTCCTCGGCACCCTGGCCGTCGAGCTTGGAGGCGCCGTCCTTCTGGCGTTCCGGTTCTGCCCGGAGCTGGGGCTGGGCCGCGGCCTCTACTATGCGGTTTTTCACTCCGTTTCGGCCTTCTGCAATGCCGGTTTTGACTTGTTTGGGTTTCAGGGGGAGTTTTCTTCCCTGACGGGGATGTACGACGACTGGTACGTGAACCTGGTGATTATGGCACTGATTGTCCTTGGCGGCCTTGGCTTTTTCGTGTGGAAAGACGTGATCGACTGCCGCGGGCGGTTTTTAAAGCTGCGGCTCCATTCGCGGATCGTGCTCGTGACGACGGCCTGCCTGATTTTCGGCGGGGCGGCCGCGATTTTCCTTTTGGAGCTTCCGGCCGGTTTTGAGGAGATGACGGCGGGCGATAAGGTGCTCGCGTCCCTGTTCCAGTCGGTGACGTCCAGGACGGCCGGATTTAATACGGTGGATCTTACGAAGCTTTCGGAGGGCAGCATTTTTGTCATGATCTGCCTGATGCTTGCAGGCGGCTCCACGGGTTCCACGGCCGGCGGCATCAAGACAACGACCCTTGCTGTCCTGCTTCTCAGCATTTTTTCTACGTTTCGCAGGAAGCGGAATGTGGAGGTCATGGGGCGGCGGCTTGAGGACGGCATCACCAGGACTGCTTCCTGTATTTTCATGATGTATCTGATTCTTTCGGTGACAGCCACCCTGATCGTATCGAGCCTGGAGGGAATCCCCGTGCTGACTGCCATGTTTGAGACGGTGTCAGCCATCGCTACGGTGGGGCTGACCCTGGGGATTACGCCGGAGGTCGGCATGATCTCGAAACTGATCCTGGCATTTCTTATGATTTTTGGGCGGGCGGGATCGCTTACGATGCTGCTTGCACTCTCTTCCGACCGGGCACCGGTGGCCTCGAAAAAGCCGCTGGAAAAGATCCAGGTCGGCTAG
- a CDS encoding M20/M25/M40 family metallo-hydrolase: MVNEKRLLDTFLEYIQIDSETKNEKAMAEKMVSELKGLGLEVKTDKAGEGFGSNGFNVYAYLPGTIPSEPTIMCAHMDTVVPGNGVKPTIEDGVIRTDGTTVLGGDDKSGIAAIIEAVRVIKEQNLPCRNTEILFTIGEEGGMHGAKNMDYSMIQGKEAMVFDASGNIGKVLTCGPGQIKIFATVIGRSSHAGLAPEEGISAIQVAAKGIAKMNLLRIDEETTCNIGTLKAEYATNIVPEKATFVAEVRSRNLDKLNAQAEHIKSCLQEACDEMGAKLEIELATNYVSFNVANDDPLVQRVFDSCARLGYEPETAKGGGGSDANVMALHGIKPIVLSTGMTKVHTTSETLKVEDLNKCAELVLDLMTH, encoded by the coding sequence ATGGTGAATGAAAAGAGACTTCTGGATACTTTTTTAGAGTATATCCAGATCGACAGTGAGACAAAAAATGAAAAAGCTATGGCTGAGAAGATGGTGTCCGAGTTAAAGGGGCTTGGCCTTGAGGTAAAGACTGACAAGGCAGGCGAGGGCTTCGGTTCCAACGGCTTTAACGTATATGCATATCTTCCCGGAACCATCCCCAGCGAACCGACGATCATGTGCGCCCATATGGACACGGTCGTTCCCGGAAACGGTGTAAAGCCGACGATTGAGGACGGCGTGATCCGCACAGACGGAACGACAGTTTTAGGCGGCGACGACAAATCCGGAATCGCAGCCATCATCGAGGCTGTGCGCGTCATCAAGGAACAGAACCTTCCGTGCCGCAATACGGAAATCCTGTTTACCATCGGAGAGGAAGGCGGAATGCACGGCGCCAAGAACATGGATTACTCCATGATCCAGGGCAAGGAAGCCATGGTTTTCGATGCCAGCGGCAATATCGGAAAGGTTTTGACCTGCGGCCCGGGCCAGATTAAGATTTTTGCGACGGTGATCGGCCGTTCTTCCCATGCGGGACTTGCTCCCGAAGAGGGAATCAGCGCCATCCAGGTTGCTGCAAAGGGAATCGCAAAGATGAACCTTTTAAGAATCGACGAGGAGACAACCTGCAACATCGGTACGCTGAAGGCAGAATATGCCACCAACATCGTGCCGGAGAAGGCGACCTTCGTAGCTGAGGTGAGAAGCCGCAATCTCGACAAGCTGAATGCCCAGGCAGAGCACATTAAGAGCTGCCTCCAGGAGGCCTGCGACGAGATGGGCGCAAAGCTGGAGATCGAGCTTGCAACCAACTATGTGAGCTTCAATGTGGCGAACGATGATCCGCTGGTACAGAGAGTCTTTGATTCCTGCGCGCGCCTTGGATATGAGCCGGAGACGGCAAAGGGCGGCGGCGGAAGCGATGCCAACGTCATGGCTCTCCATGGAATTAAGCCGATTGTCCTCTCCACAGGCATGACAAAAGTTCATACGACAAGCGAAACCTTAAAGGTGGAAGACCTCAACAAGTGCGCCGAACTGGTTCTTGACTTAATGACGCATTGA
- a CDS encoding NERD domain-containing protein: MNFFGNDFQAWKLHSLADYVNILVFILAGLLVLKFAIRHMNKQRNHEAAVKKVVKKLKRLAKRPSKLYENAEFHFPDGKKSYDAVVADRSGIYIVKAYGWGTKIYGAPEGEVWRREDPRRKEEFPNPLIELKDGAERIRAVLRENGIDRIKIMPLVVFADNYQTPELYLGYGSFSTTYQELKGWYKMQSGTKEVQYDFERVVSILEKLQGMS; encoded by the coding sequence ATGAATTTTTTCGGCAATGATTTTCAGGCCTGGAAGCTGCATTCGTTAGCAGATTATGTCAACATTCTCGTGTTTATCCTGGCGGGGCTTTTGGTTCTTAAATTTGCGATCCGCCATATGAACAAGCAGAGGAACCACGAGGCGGCGGTTAAAAAGGTTGTGAAAAAGTTAAAGCGGCTGGCCAAGCGCCCCTCTAAACTATATGAAAATGCCGAGTTCCATTTTCCGGACGGAAAAAAATCCTACGACGCCGTGGTTGCGGACAGGAGCGGGATCTATATTGTGAAGGCCTACGGATGGGGAACGAAAATTTACGGTGCGCCTGAGGGGGAAGTCTGGAGACGCGAAGATCCAAGGCGGAAAGAGGAATTCCCGAACCCCTTAATCGAGCTGAAGGACGGTGCGGAGCGGATCCGTGCGGTTTTAAGGGAAAACGGCATCGACCGCATCAAGATCATGCCGCTTGTGGTCTTTGCGGACAACTACCAGACGCCGGAGCTTTATCTCGGCTACGGTTCTTTTTCCACCACGTACCAGGAATTAAAGGGCTGGTATAAAATGCAGTCAGGGACAAAGGAAGTCCAGTATGATTTTGAACGCGTTGTTTCTATATTAGAGAAACTCCAGGGCATGTCCTAA
- a CDS encoding AbgT family transporter, protein MKDNATAKKSWVDKFLDGIERVCNKLPPPAILFCWLFLITAIIGMVFSIIGLTLVNPATQVEVQSANLFSRDGLNWFLGNMVKNFTGFAPLGLVITMTLGIGLCEESGLILSMLKSGLKDVPAVLVPYIIAFVGTVGNIASDTAMIVVPPMAAIIYMSVGKHPVVGMICGYAGAQAGFSANLMIAGTDSLLQGLTNDAIKAFLPESTFQVDVTCNWFFMIASTFLCSVVIGTVCTKIVEPRFGKYQGDSSEKLEEVTPAQRKGLRAAGITAIIYVLIIVVGFVTGILAAEDGGLVGSPLLNGLVPILFVFFSICGIMFGVASGAFKNSSDVSKAMVKQMSGMGSYVCFCFFCGQFQGLFNWTNLGTLLAIAGADFLQNVGFTGLPMCVAFIIICAFVNIFVSSGSAKWAIFAPIFVPMFMLLGYHPGFTQLLYRIGDSPGNCFTPMSAYIWMVLSVAQTKYMKDLKIGTLISNMIPIAIILQIFWILFMIIWVMIGIPIGPGVGTALPAGVL, encoded by the coding sequence ATGAAAGATAACGCAACTGCAAAAAAGTCGTGGGTTGACAAATTTCTTGACGGCATTGAGCGTGTCTGCAATAAGCTGCCGCCGCCAGCAATCCTATTCTGCTGGCTGTTTTTAATTACCGCAATTATCGGTATGGTTTTCAGCATAATAGGACTTACTCTTGTGAACCCCGCAACACAGGTTGAGGTTCAGTCCGCAAACCTGTTCTCACGGGATGGCCTTAACTGGTTTCTCGGAAACATGGTGAAAAACTTCACCGGTTTCGCACCTCTGGGCCTCGTTATTACAATGACACTTGGTATCGGTCTCTGCGAGGAGTCCGGGCTGATTCTTTCCATGTTAAAGAGCGGCCTTAAGGATGTTCCCGCTGTTCTCGTTCCCTACATAATCGCTTTCGTAGGTACCGTAGGAAACATCGCTTCCGATACTGCTATGATCGTCGTTCCGCCGATGGCTGCCATCATCTACATGAGTGTCGGCAAACATCCTGTTGTCGGAATGATCTGCGGTTATGCCGGTGCTCAGGCCGGATTCTCCGCAAACCTTATGATTGCCGGAACGGACTCCCTGCTTCAGGGTCTCACGAACGATGCCATCAAGGCATTCCTTCCGGAATCTACCTTCCAGGTTGATGTTACCTGTAACTGGTTCTTCATGATCGCGTCCACGTTCCTTTGCTCTGTTGTCATCGGAACTGTTTGTACAAAGATCGTAGAACCGCGTTTCGGAAAATACCAGGGAGATTCTTCCGAAAAACTTGAGGAAGTTACTCCTGCACAGAGAAAAGGCTTAAGAGCCGCCGGTATCACCGCGATTATTTACGTTCTCATTATCGTAGTTGGTTTCGTTACCGGTATCCTGGCCGCAGAAGACGGCGGCCTGGTTGGATCTCCGCTCCTGAACGGTCTTGTTCCGATCCTGTTCGTGTTCTTCTCCATCTGCGGTATCATGTTCGGTGTTGCCTCCGGTGCGTTTAAGAACTCCTCAGACGTCAGCAAGGCTATGGTAAAACAGATGTCCGGCATGGGTTCCTATGTCTGCTTCTGTTTCTTCTGCGGACAGTTCCAGGGCCTTTTCAACTGGACCAACCTTGGTACTCTGCTTGCAATCGCAGGTGCTGATTTCCTTCAGAATGTTGGCTTTACTGGTCTTCCGATGTGCGTAGCCTTCATCATCATCTGCGCGTTTGTAAATATTTTCGTATCCTCTGGTTCGGCAAAATGGGCGATCTTCGCTCCGATTTTCGTTCCGATGTTCATGCTGCTTGGCTATCATCCGGGCTTCACACAGCTTCTTTACAGAATCGGCGATTCTCCGGGAAACTGCTTCACTCCTATGTCCGCATACATCTGGATGGTTTTGAGTGTGGCACAGACAAAGTACATGAAGGACCTGAAGATCGGTACCCTGATCTCCAACATGATCCCGATTGCCATCATCCTTCAGATCTTCTGGATTCTTTTCATGATCATTTGGGTCATGATCGGTATCCCGATTGGACCTGGCGTCGGTACTGCCCTGCCCGCAGGCGTCCTTTAA
- a CDS encoding transposase, with product MRKYSAEDKLRMVKLILEAKHSITSVSTGEGIHPTTLEEWIRNYQSMGSETFYNKGWTKRTSAEKEIAVQEYLSGLGSLRDICKKYKISSTRTLRQWIALYNGHKELKASRTGGCSLMTKGRKTTFEERVEIASYCISHGHNYAETSENFKVSYQQARNYTIKYETGGVPALQDNRGKRKSEDSLTEVEKLQAELKLEKAKRQRAEMELSFLKKLEEIERRRG from the coding sequence ATGCGTAAATATTCTGCTGAAGATAAATTACGAATGGTAAAGCTTATTTTGGAAGCTAAACATAGTATTACATCTGTATCAACAGGCGAAGGAATTCATCCTACTACTTTAGAAGAATGGATTCGTAATTATCAGTCTATGGGTTCAGAAACCTTTTACAACAAAGGATGGACCAAAAGAACTTCTGCCGAGAAAGAGATTGCCGTACAAGAGTATCTTTCTGGTCTTGGTTCACTACGTGATATTTGTAAAAAATATAAAATTTCCAGTACTCGTACACTCAGGCAATGGATTGCGCTGTATAATGGTCATAAGGAACTGAAGGCTTCCAGAACAGGAGGATGTAGTCTTATGACCAAAGGAAGAAAAACAACGTTTGAAGAAAGAGTGGAAATTGCATCCTACTGCATTTCCCATGGCCATAACTATGCTGAAACATCAGAAAACTTTAAGGTGTCCTATCAGCAGGCACGAAATTACACTATCAAATACGAAACAGGCGGAGTTCCTGCATTACAGGATAACCGCGGCAAAAGAAAATCGGAAGATTCTCTTACAGAGGTGGAAAAGCTTCAAGCGGAGTTGAAACTGGAAAAAGCCAAACGGCAACGTGCAGAAATGGAGTTATCATTCTTAAAAAAATTAGAGGAAATCGAAAGGAGGCGGGGCTGA
- a CDS encoding IS3 family transposase, translated as MRGNRKEAGLSLIRHEHIYQAVKEEQKEHDYPIQALCKIGGVSRAAYYKWLNHEMSENEQENRKIAELIEKIHIESPDKGYRRIRDELERYHDIDVNDKRVLRICRKLGIKSTIKYANDSCTRQAANPQYIAENILNREFTAEAPNEKWLTDVTEFHYYIGNEKHKVYLSAILDLYDRRIVSYRIGDSNSNALVFDTFDDAVKDNPDAHPMFHSDRGFQYTNRAFHAKLEAAGMMQSMSRVAKCIDNGPMEGFWGILKRERYYGKRFMDRESLVVMIEKYINYYNNRRLQRKLGIVTPMEKHEKYLQAA; from the coding sequence ATTAGAGGAAATCGAAAGGAGGCGGGGCTGAGCCTGATCCGCCACGAGCATATCTATCAGGCTGTCAAAGAAGAACAGAAAGAACACGATTATCCGATACAGGCGCTTTGTAAGATTGGCGGTGTTTCAAGGGCGGCTTATTACAAATGGCTGAACCATGAAATGTCAGAGAATGAACAGGAAAACCGAAAAATTGCGGAACTGATAGAAAAAATCCACATAGAATCACCTGATAAGGGTTATCGCAGAATCCGTGATGAGTTGGAGCGTTACCATGACATTGATGTAAATGATAAACGTGTTTTGCGCATCTGCCGGAAACTTGGTATCAAATCCACCATTAAATATGCAAACGATAGCTGTACAAGACAGGCTGCAAATCCACAGTACATAGCCGAAAATATCCTGAATCGTGAATTTACGGCAGAAGCTCCGAATGAAAAGTGGTTGACCGATGTAACGGAATTTCATTACTATATCGGAAATGAAAAGCACAAGGTATATTTAAGTGCAATTCTTGACCTGTATGACCGAAGAATCGTATCCTACCGTATTGGAGACAGTAATAGTAATGCATTAGTGTTTGATACCTTTGATGATGCAGTCAAAGATAATCCTGATGCACATCCGATGTTTCACAGTGACAGAGGCTTTCAATACACCAATAGAGCCTTTCATGCAAAACTTGAAGCAGCAGGGATGATGCAGAGCATGTCCAGAGTAGCAAAGTGTATCGATAATGGACCAATGGAAGGATTCTGGGGAATTCTAAAACGGGAGCGTTATTATGGTAAACGATTTATGGACAGAGAATCACTGGTGGTCATGATAGAGAAATATATCAATTACTATAACAACAGACGTTTGCAGAGGAAGCTTGGTATAGTAACACCAATGGAGAAACACGAAAAATATTTACAGGCAGCGTAA
- a CDS encoding DUF378 domain-containing protein yields the protein MLNKIALVLLIVGGLNWGLIGLFKFDLVAWLLGGQGALFSRIVYTIVALAALWCISLLFQPDAKAA from the coding sequence ATGCTGAATAAAATTGCGCTTGTCCTTCTGATCGTAGGAGGCCTGAACTGGGGGCTGATCGGCCTGTTCAAATTCGACCTGGTCGCATGGCTCCTTGGCGGACAGGGCGCCCTGTTCAGCCGGATCGTGTACACGATTGTGGCGCTGGCGGCGCTCTGGTGCATATCCCTGTTGTTTCAGCCGGACGCCAAGGCGGCCTGA